The Lolium rigidum isolate FL_2022 chromosome 1, APGP_CSIRO_Lrig_0.1, whole genome shotgun sequence region GGGCGTCCTCGCCATGGAGGTCTGGTCGGCGGACGATGCCAATGCTCCCGGCCACGCCATCGAGAATCGTCGGTTAAGCCGTCGCTGCCGCCAGCACTGCATCCTCAACTGACAGGGGTGTGAGATCTGACAGACAGGAGGTGATGCGTCGAAGTGGTTCTGCCGAAACAAGTTCTCTCCTGTTAACTTGATTTTAGGATTTGGTGGAGCGGCTGCAATGAACTTTATGGAACCAATAATGAACGTTGTAAGTCTTAGGGAAGAGCGAATCCAAATTGATTGCGTCACTACTCGACTCGGCAAGTTTGAGAAAGAATAAACTTTTTACGGTGATTGGCAAGTACTTCCTGGTACTACCCAGTACTACCGCTTCGAATTATTTCAGCCGTCGATCTTACGCAATAAATTATTAATTCTTAATTTACATAACCTGGGGTATCTTTTATCTTTAAATAGCAATCCCCCACTACTGATTTTGCTGGCCTGTGGTGAAGCCACGTCACTCCATTTCTTCCAAAACCGTCCGCACGCGCACAGTCTCATCACGCGTTGTTGGGCATGGCTCCCCACTAACATGGGCCGCCAAGTACGGTACCGGCCGACATGGGCCACCAAGCATGCCTGGAAGACGGCCTGCCCATCCCCCATTCCGTCGACCTGGTCAGCGGTCGCAGTacccaaaaaaacaaaaacaaaaaactctGTTCGTTACTTCGCAGGTGCCAAAATCCCTTCTCCTCCCCATATCTTTGTTCGTCTTCCCCGGCTGCCGCGAAAATCCCTCCTCTTCCCCACGAATCTGCCACTGCGAGTTAATTGCCATCAAAAGACCTGATAAATCCGAGCATTGAAGGACTGCAAACTGCTCAATTGAGCTCATATGCTGCAGCAATTGTGTCCACCTTACAAAGATGTCCCGCTGCCGTACGCATCGACACCCAGAGCGACATCGTTCTCGCCGCCACAACGCGAAGCACCCTCAACGCTGGTACATGTCCGATCCCCTTTCTAATCCCTCATTCAGTTTCTCGCGGTCCCTCAACATACGTTTCGGATCTCGCAGGTTCATCTCTTGCTGGAGTACGGCTCGACGTTTATCGACGCACCCGATTGTACTCGATTCAATCACCTGCTACCTTTGGCCCTCTCAATTCCTCCGGATTTCTTGGATTCTCAGACCCCTCGCGGGTATTCCTTCCATTGGTATGCATATTCTAATCTTGAGTTGCTAAACTGGAATTCAAAACGCTCTGTCAATTGCAACCTCCGCTTTTCTCACTCAGTTCAGTACAGTTTTCTTATTGTGCTTTTCAGATGGTGAAAGCTTTTGTGTGGCATGTTTAACCAATCTCCATCATTCCAGGTCAACTTCTTTTTAATGTATACTATTCTTGAAGCAAATTTGGCAGCTTCTTTACATGTCCCTGCTCTAGCTGTTGAAATTTGTACTTTATTTGTACGGATTGTCCAGGAAATTTTTTATTGGCGAGAAAGCTGTTTGGAGAATACGAGTGCCCAATTGGAAGGTGGCTTAGTTTTTTGGGATTAACCTTTATTTTCTTATGTCTATCTTTCCGAAATTTTATGGCTTCCTCTCTGTTAGCGACTTGGGAAAGTATTAACTCATTCATGTTCTTTTTCCATTACAGATTCCCTTAAAAAACTATTATAACTTGGAAAAAAATACTAATCCACTTTGATCCTACCATTGCAGATTTACTTCAAAGACTATTTTCTCCAGATTACTATTGGCAGAAGTTTGGATCTGAACGTTGGCACCTTGGAAATTTTCCAGTTTGGTTGAACCATTTCCACTTGAAGTTTATTAATTAGTGAAACATGCAATGCCATTTCTGTTCAGTTAAAGTGGCAGCATCTGAACTTGCATTATTATCCTTGAAGTAACAAGACTGAGTGGCCTCAACTTTATCTTCTCTGGATTTGTACAGAAGTTACAGGCTTGATCAGTACAGTTCTACTGAATTTAGGATGCCTCATAATACAGCGGGAACTACATATGACTTCAGTGCACTCTCAAGCGACTTTTGATAATCTGTTTTGTTATTCCATCTGCTTCATATGTTTTTGCATTCTGGGTGTTTGATTTTTCGCTCATCCCGCAGGTTTGTTATCTTCCACGGACGACAATACTCAAGGGTTCAGAAACAAAAGATGCCAGAAAAGATATTATGTAGCGTTTTCGGCGATTTGAACTTTTTTTCTCATACATGAATGATAGTGTTTTTGCCTTCTCCGTGGTACATACATAATCTGTAGCATTGTGGCCATCATTTCCATGGCTTAATGAAAGGTCTTATCATCATAGTAGATTTTTCCTTTCATTTCATTTCCGACGTGTATCAGCATTGTATAGGCTTTTTTTTGTACACATAGATCAATGGGGATTTCTTTCGGAAAAAAATGTTGTTGGTCAAAGTTAATCCATTGGGACATATAGTTTGTATTGATGAAAGTTTAGCAGAAATTTCATGCTTCCACATACTTAGGATTCTACGTACTTTTATTGCTTAACCTATTTTGGTATCAAATCACATGGCTACACTGAAATTCTACACTCTTTGGGTGAGCTAAACCAGGTTATTTAACATGGCAATATGTATATGATGCATAATGGGTTGGCAGGGAGTAGTAAATACCTCTCTTTTCACATACAGTTATATGTGCAATTCTTTTTAGTTTATCTTTTATTTGCAGATATTTCTCCATTTGTTTTGCAAAAAATCAATGATGAATTGATGGTGCATTTATATTCTTCTAAACCTTTGTCATGACCCATCTATATCAGTTTGAGCACATCCAACTCTGTGTTCATTCAATCAAAATGCAAGCATATGTGTTCAATGGAGCCAAATTGAATTCAAATGTAGATGAAgcaaataaaaattcaaaattagTAGTTACTTTTATGTTAGCTGTAATATTTGAGCTTCACAAGTGTTGTGATCCTAGATCACTTGCATCAAGCAAGCCAAAATCAcatgtttttatttcaaaatCCGAGCTAcaaatttccgcagcaacgcgcggggtatcatctagttactGTAACTTCTCAACCCGCATAACCTGTCCGCTCGAGAGCACGATCCAGTCAGGCGGAGGCGGGCGTTGCACGATGGGGATCTCGGCGATGCAGCGATCGCGCCGGGCCTCGCTGGTGCTCTCCGGGGATTGGCCTCGCCGCTGTCTTTGGGAACTTCCCTGCACCTCTGCCCCCGTGCCCGCTGCCGCCCGCCTGCCCTGGCCGCTGGAGAGCACGATCCGGTCCGCGGCCTCTGCCCCTGCGGCCCTGCCCCGCCGCCTCCTTCTTATGAATCGCCGCTGACGCCTCCTTCCGGCGAGAGGCCGATCTGCCGCTCCCAGGTGAGAGGTGAGCAGCTCGAACTGTTTTCTTTTTGCTGGGTTGCAATTCTCAGACTCGTACAGACAAGTTGGTTGTGTATTGTGCACAGTTCTTAAATACTTTTCTCTTTGGTCCAAGCCAAATCATGCAGTAGTAACTAACGGTACTATGATCTTATAAAATTTCAGCCAACAAAATGTGCAGTTATGCAAATATCACTTGTTAGTCCCAGTTCATAATCAAATCACAGTACTGcatgctaatgcactactactataaACCGCAGCATTATCACTTAAAACTTTTGGTGAAAGAACTGTTTTATCAGCCTATGGTTGAATATTTATATTTTACATCTTGCCATCACTGGGAGCTCTTCATATTCAAGCATTTATTTTCTAACATGTTCCATCTCTTTCTGCACTAGTGTTGCATATCCTTGCATCATACAGTTAGCTAGTATGAATTTTTCTGAGTGTATTTttttattgtattgagttccacttCTCAAGGACTTGGCTGAATTATACAATTTTCATGTACTTGTGGAGTTTTGGTTGTACAGTTGTCGCGAGAGCAAGAGATTGCTCGTGAAGTCCTGTAATCAGATAATGCTGATGGCGAAGACGGTGGTGAGATGGATGATGCCTTATCTGCACCTGCGCCTGGTGAGTAGAAGGACTAGAATTTATAACAGTCCTGTCATGCTACCTTGTTACTGCTTACCACCAGTCCACCAGTAAAAGGGTTCATAGTGTGTAACTGTACTAATCCTGGTGTTTGTGTATTTGCATGATTGTCTTACTTCTCTGGACCaattgttttgtgtattttctgATTATTATAGCTGAGGCTATATTGTGCTGACGGTGAACTTCTTTTTGGGTTTGTACAGCTTATCTCCATTTCCATTAGTTGGATATGTTTCTTGTGGCTTGAGCATAGCCGAGGTACATTTTTCCTTGGTTGAGAGATGAACCAGGCTTGAATTTTACAGCATGTATGCAATAAACTGATGTATTGTCTGCGTGAtatgcaattaagtgtcgtttggCCGGggcctatatatatagctagctagggtttagggtttatatggtttagggt contains the following coding sequences:
- the LOC124683509 gene encoding uncharacterized protein LOC124683509 isoform X2; this encodes MSRCRTHRHPERHRSRRHNAKHPQRWFISCWSTARRLSTHPIVLDSITCYLWPSQFLRISWILRPLAGIPSIDGESFCVACLTNLHHSRKFFIGEKAVWRIRVPNWKIYFKDYFLQITIGRSLDLNVGTLEIFQFG
- the LOC124683509 gene encoding uncharacterized protein LOC124683509 isoform X1: MSRCRTHRHPERHRSRRHNAKHPQRWFISCWSTARRLSTHPIVLDSITCYLWPSQFLRISWILRPLAGIPSIVFLLCFSDGESFCVACLTNLHHSRKFFIGEKAVWRIRVPNWKIYFKDYFLQITIGRSLDLNVGTLEIFQFG